The Meiothermus sp. QL-1 genomic interval GGTCTGTGCGTCTTCCTGCTCCACCCTCAGGTCGGCAAAACCAACGGGCAAGGGGAGGCTGGGGAGGGCGGCGGCCTCAAAGGCCGTCTCGCTCGACCACAAAGCCCGCAGGTTGTCGAAGTAGCTGCGGGCATAGGCCTGGGCCTGGGTGTCGATCTGGGCGTTGCGGGTGAGGGTGAAGCTCGAGCCAAAATAGGTGAGCATGAGTATGGTGATGGAAACGACCGCCAGCGCCACCATCACCTCCACGAAGGAAAAACCGCTACGGCGCACGCACCACCACCTTCCCGGTGCTGCCCACGATGTTCACCTGCAAGACCCGCCCTCCGGGCCCCTTTAGGGCGTAGGTGCTGTTGGCCGCGCTCACCAGACCATAGGGGGCATAAAAGGTAACGCTGCCCCCCTGGGGCACCGCCTGGAAGACCACCCCCGCCGGCAGCGACCTGGGGGGCAGGGTGGCCAGACGGCTGGTCTGGCCCACCCGGTAGGTGCTGCCTCCCTGGGCGGCCTGAAAGGTGAAGTTTGCTGACTGGCGCCGGGCCTGCTGGCGGATGTTCATCAGCTCGGTGGCCACCTGGGTGGCGGCCTCGCGCAGCACCAGGCTCTCCCGGTAGGCCCGGAGGGAGACAAAGCCCACCCCGAGAAGAATTCCCAATACCGCCAGCACCACCAATAGCTCCAGCAGGCTAAGCCCTTCCCTGCTCACTGCCCCACCACCTCCCAAACCCCTCGCGTGAGCTGGACCCGCTGGCCTCCAGGAATACGCGGCCGCAGGCGGGCATCGTGGTAGATGTCGAGCTTGACCGGGGCCAGCACCCCTGTGTCGGCCGCTACCAAGGCCCCCCGCAGGTCCCAGCGCCCGCCCAGGTTGTAGCCGCGCCCGTTCTGGATCACGCTGAAGATGGCATTGGCCGAGTACAGGAGGCCATCGGTCCGGAAAGCCCCGGCCGGGCGCTGACGCACAGTCTCGTTCCAGAGCTGCTTGAGGGCCTGGCTGGGGAAGAAGGCCGAGGTCAGCTCATAGCGCACCGCTCGGCTCAAAACGGCATCTACCTGGGCCTGGCTCAGGGCCACGCTGCCCAACGAGACCTCTCCCTGGCAGGTGTGCACCCGGGCCCCAGCCTGGAGGGGCTGGTAGGTGCCGTAGGCGGCGGGGTCATGCACGCACCCCCCTCCAAAGTAGACCCGGTCCTCCCCGTAGGTGTAGAAGCGGGGCCGGTAGGTGTTGTCCCGCAACCAGCGCTGCAGCTCGCTACGGTTGAAGTTGGCCACCTCAGCCAGGGTCAGGTTGGGGCGGTAGCCCACCT includes:
- a CDS encoding prepilin-type N-terminal cleavage/methylation domain-containing protein, with the translated sequence MSREGLSLLELLVVLAVLGILLGVGFVSLRAYRESLVLREAATQVATELMNIRQQARRQSANFTFQAAQGGSTYRVGQTSRLATLPPRSLPAGVVFQAVPQGGSVTFYAPYGLVSAANSTYALKGPGGRVLQVNIVGSTGKVVVRAP
- a CDS encoding prepilin-type N-terminal cleavage/methylation domain-containing protein; amino-acid sequence: MRRSGFSFVEVMVALAVVSITILMLTYFGSSFTLTRNAQIDTQAQAYARSYFDNLRALWSSETAFEAAALPSLPLPVGFADLRVEQEDAQTLGQQVVLRRVTLSFSGPQGRSYRFTTEVVRPPL